Within Roseisolibacter agri, the genomic segment GACGCACAGCGGGCGCTCCCGCGCGAGATCGAGCAGATCGAGACCGGCGGCTCCACGAATCTGAGTGGCGGCTGGCTCCGTGGCCGTGAGTTGGTCGGTCGCACGCTGTCGGCGCAGCGAATTGCGCAGGCGGATGCGGGCGGCATGCACCGCGTGTTGCTCCTGACCGACGGCCTCGCGAACGCGGGGATCACGGATCCCGCGACGCTGATCGGGATGTGCCGGGCCGCGCGGGAGCAGGGCATCACGACCACCACCATCGGCTTCGGCGAGGGCTACGACGAGGCGCTGCTGCGCGCGATGGCAGACGCCGGAGGCGGCAGCACGTACTACATCGAGCGGCCCGACCAGGCGGCCGACGTGTTCGGCGAGGAGATCGACGGGCTGCTGTCGCTCGCGGCGCAGAATGTCGCGGTGGACATGCGCGCCGCCGACGCGGTGCGGCTCGTTCGCGTGCACCACGACTACCCCACGGCACCGCATGCCAATGGCGCCCGCGTGGAGCTGGGCGACCTGTACGCGCGCGAGCCGCGGGCGCTGCTGGTGGAGCTGTTCGTGCCGCTCCCGCCCGGCGAAGTGCCGGGAGCGTGGGCGCCACCGGCGGTTGGGGAGCTCGTGGTGCACGCGCACGTCGTGCTCCCCGATGGGGGGATCGAGCGTCAGGAGATTCGCCTGCCGGTCGCGCCCACGCTCGGCGCAACGGGCGTGGCCGAGCCCACGATCGTGCGCGAGCGCGTGCTGCTGCAGGCTGCCGCTGCGCGGAATGCGGCGCTCCGGGCGCGCGAGGCCGGCGACTTCCAGCAGGGCGCACACCTGCTCGCCGAGGCCGCCCTTGCAGCCGCACCGTACGTCGGGAGCGACCTTCGAGTCGCGGAGGAGGTCGAGGACCTCGAGGCCATGGCCTCGCACTTCGCCGAGGAGCGGGTCACCGCAGCGGACGCGAAGTACCTCGCGCAGATGGCGTACGCGCAGAACCGGGGGAAGGAGGGGACCCGAGCCACGCTGCGGCGCAGACCGCCCCCGCGCGCTTGACGGGCCGGGGAAGCCGGTTCGGGGGTCCAGACGCCCCTGCCGAGCTTACCGATCGGTGATCCGCACCCTACAATCGCCGTTGCCGACGTCGGCGCCCAGGCGAGTCCTATCCCCTTTCTGCATGACCTACGTGCACCCGGCCGAGCGACTTTGGCGATCGCACGCCCCGCCGACAGGCTATCCCGCGGGTGTTGTCTCCGTGCCGGCGCCCATCCCGGGGCGCGCCTTCTTCCCGGGCGGGTACGGCCTGTGGGGCGCAGGTGCTGACCGGCTGCCCGACTTCCCGGTCGGCGGCGTCATGGTGCTCGGCCACGACTTCCACTCGGAGTCCGGGTACCGCGAGTCGCTGGGGCTCGGCGCCGAGCGGGAAACGATGCCGACGTGGCGGAACGTGCGCGCCCTGCTGTGCGAGGTCGGCATCGCCCTGGAGCGGTGCTTCTTCACGAACCTGTTCATGGGGCTGCGCGCCGGCACCGCGACGACCGGCGTGTTCCCTGGCGCTACGGATGCCGATTTTGTGGCGCACTGCCGCGCATTCCTGCTCGGGCAGCTCCGCGCGCAGCGGCCGGCCCTCCTCCTCACATTGGGCGTGCACGTCCCGCCCATTGTGGGCACGCTCTCCCCCGAGCTGGCACCCTGGACGGAAGGGCGGGGGTTCCGGCACCTCGACGCGGCCGGTCCAGTGCGGACCGGCGTCACTTTCCCCAGGGTTGAGGGCCTGTGCACCACCGCTGTGACCCTGGTGCACCCGAGTCTCCGCCACGCCGGCGTGCGGCACCGTCGTTACGCCGGCCTCGCGGGCCACGCGGCGGAGGTGCGCATGCTCCGTGACGCCATGGCCGCAGCGCACCTCGCGCCTGACCACGAGACGGCCTGACCAGGTGCCGAACCACCACCCCGACTCCTCCGTACGGCGCGGCCAGCGCGTGCTCTCGATGGTGCACGAGCTGCACAAGCGCGGCTACCAGCGGCTGCGCGTCATGCCCGGCATGTCGCCGTCCGGCGGGTACTGGCGCTGCAACGTGACGCCCGCGTCCAACATCCTCCGCACGCACGGGGCGATGGCGCGCGACTTCACCGCGCTCACCGCCCACTACACGTCCGGGATGGAGAACGAGTACTTCGGGTGGCAGGATGCCCGCACCGACTCGGCGCGTGTGCTGGCCGACAAGTTCGTCGAACGCTTCCCGGAGATTGCGGCGGCGGCGGTCGGCCGCGACTGGGCGTACGTCGGTTGGTACACCGAGATGCTCGGTATCGCGGAGCAGGGCTATCTGCCCGTCGCATACGCCGACTGGTGGGATCCTCTGCCACCTGGGATCCTGCCGACGATGCCTGCCTATCCGCGTGGACTGGTGATGCCGCCAGAAGGGGAGGCGGAGCAGGCCGTCGAGGCGTAGCCGCTCCATA encodes:
- a CDS encoding vWA domain-containing protein; protein product: METTLVADYDLVPAPDGTCAGYVVRALLTLSADPGTEPGRAALNLSLVLDRSGSMSGEPLHAARRAAAMLVRRLRPEDVVSVVAYADQVSTVAEPATGDAQRALPREIEQIETGGSTNLSGGWLRGRELVGRTLSAQRIAQADAGGMHRVLLLTDGLANAGITDPATLIGMCRAAREQGITTTTIGFGEGYDEALLRAMADAGGGSTYYIERPDQAADVFGEEIDGLLSLAAQNVAVDMRAADAVRLVRVHHDYPTAPHANGARVELGDLYAREPRALLVELFVPLPPGEVPGAWAPPAVGELVVHAHVVLPDGGIERQEIRLPVAPTLGATGVAEPTIVRERVLLQAAAARNAALRAREAGDFQQGAHLLAEAALAAAPYVGSDLRVAEEVEDLEAMASHFAEERVTAADAKYLAQMAYAQNRGKEGTRATLRRRPPPRA